GCGCGCGAACCCTGGCAGCGCCTCCGTGGGAGCGGCGAAGTAGAGCTGCCCCTCGATACCGAGCGGCACAGTGATCCAGTCACGCAGCAGCTCGCGCATGGGCCGCCCGGTCGCGCGGCGGGCCAACTCGCCGACGAGGTAGCCGAAGGTGTAGGAGTGGTAGCCCGTGGCAGCGCCCGGCCGCCAGCGCGGTTCGGCGGCCGCCAGCGACTCACATACTCGATACCAGTCGGGAAGCTGGTCCGGAGTGATCTCGCGCGGCATGGCCGGAAGCCCGACGGTGTGGGTCAGCACGTGCCGCAGTGTCGCCGTGGCCTTGCCGTGCAGACCGAACTCGGGCCAGAGGTCCGTGATCAGGCTGTCGTAATCGAGGAAACCACGCGCGACGAGCACATGCGCGAGCGTGGCCGTCACGTTCTTGGCCGTGGAGAAACCGAAGATCGGCGTGCCGGAGGTGACTGGTCGCCCGGTAGCCGAGTCGGCCGTGCCGGCGACCGCGTCGACGATCAGCGCTCCATCCTGATAGACAGCGACCTGGACACCGCTCTCCGCGCCGGTATCGACGAGCGTATCGATGCGATGCTGGATCTGCTCCTGTATGTCACTCACGGCTACCTCGTCACCTCCCGAAAATGTGGAGGGCCCTCCCCTCCGGCGAAGGGCGGTGCGCCGACCGCCCGCCCAGCAAGCCAAACCGGCCGCCGCAATGTCTCGGGATGGCCTCCGCTAGTGGTTGCGGTTCGCAACTGGCACCGATGCTATTTTGTGTGGTGGTAGATTGCAACCACTAGCCGGGAGGTTCCAGATGCGGAGCGAGCCGCGTTCGGGATGCCCGATCAACGCCGCCGTCGAGGTGCTCGGCGATTCGTGGGCGATGCTGGTGCTGCGCGACATCATGTTCGGCAATCGGCGGTACTTCCGGGAGTTGCTCATGGGCTCCGAGGAGGGGATCGCGAGCAACATCCTGAGCAGCCGGCTCAAACAGCTCACCGCCGCGGGTCTCTTGACCCGCGATGACGCCCAGCGAGGGCAGCGGGCGATGTACTCCCTGACCGAGGCGGGGATTCAGACACTGCCCATCATGGTCGTTTTAGGCAACTGGGGCCTCGCGTACCGGGTCGGGTCCCAGCGGCTGCGCGTCCGCGCAGAACTGCTGCGCGACGGCGGTCCCGATCTCGTGGCCGGGATGATGGACGAGCTGCGCGAGCTCCACGTAGGCATTCCGCGGCCAGACCCAACCGCACCGCGCCCGAGCGAACGGCTTCAAGCCGCCTACGACAACGCCATGCGCGTCGACGTTGCTCCATAGTCGCCGGCACCGCTCGAACGGCGACCATGAGCGACTGGCATTCCGCCCATCCGCGGCCAGCTGATGCCAAGCGGCCCAACGAGAGACCGACGGCGAGCCACCAACATCAGGTGCACGGTATTCGACATGAGCGGACGCGGCCCTACCGTCTCCCCGGGGCGCCAGCGCTGACGCCTTCAATTCATGCTACGGGCGGTCCAGCGGCGTCCGCCGGTCACCGCAAATCCTGAGCGGAGACGACGGCCTGGTGTGACGGACCAGATCGCGAGCCAGGAGGTCACACGTCGGCTTCGAGAGCGAAGGTGTTGCCGTCCGGGTCCTGGAACCACGCGATACGTCCACCTCCGGCCCGCGCGGTGATCCCCTTGGCGTCGTGCTCGAGCTGCTCGTAGCGAACGAACTCGACGCCGGACGAGGAGAGCTCCTCGACAATCTCGTCGATGTCGTCGACGTACCATGTCGCCAGCGTCGCCGGGGTCTTCCCGGCAGTGACCGACTGGTACACGTTCAACGCCGGCCCGCCACCGGAGCCATAGACGCGGCTGCCATCGGCGATGGTGGCGCTGGGGCCGGACAGCGACGCCCGCAGGCCCAGTGCGCCTTCGTAAAAGGCCACGGCCTTCTGAATGTCGGACACGGCGATCGAGGTTCTGAGGTGGTACGCGCTCAAGGGCATGAACCACTCTGGCAGGTAGCCCACGAATCGTGGCGCCGAACCGACGACCTGTTCCGGTGCCCTTCGATCCGGAAAGTGACCGTGACGACAGGCCCGACCCTGCCCAGCAGATCACGGCTGTCTGTATCACCGAGCCGGCGGCATCACCGATGCGTGTCGCGGGAGAGGTCGAGCAAGCCTGGCTACGTGACCTGCGGTACCGCCACTGGGAAGCCCACCGGTTACGCACCACGGCGACGACCGTCGAACTCGACGTTGCCACCCGCGCCGATGAAGACGGTTACTACATCACCGGGCTGATCGTCGTGCGGTGGCCGCCCGCTCGAGGCGGAGACCGTTCGTGACAGCGGGCTCGCGTCGTGTTTCGTCCGCTCGCGAAATTGGTTGAGACGCGTGGGCGTCCGCTCTCCCACATGTGCGGACGCCGCCCTACCGCTTCCGCGGGGGCGCCAAGGCTGACGCCTTCGGGTCCACCGAAAAGGTCACCAACACGCAGGGCCTGGCCAGGGCATTGCCCGTGGGATCGACGTCAGATGGCCTAACCCAAAGAAGGCCGGGTGAGCTGAGCTCTCCGCTACGGCGACCACTTCGGAGGCCTGCACCCACCTGGCTCGCGATGAAAGGGGTAGACCGTTGTCCTCCACGGAGCTCCCGGACGCTCACGCCTCGGCGGTTTGATGGTTGAACGCTCCGCCCGGCGAACCTCGCTGTCGGTGAGAAGTTCCAGTTCCACCAGCCGGCCAGATCGTCAGGAGCAGGTCGACGAAGATCTACTCGACCGGCGTCGACGGGTGTAGGCAGCCAGGAATGCGCGCCAGCATGGTTGCCTGCCGCCACGCCAGCCTCGTCTCCGCCGCACGACGGCTCACCCAGCCCCTGTCGTCGGTGGTCACGGGTAGCGCCGGCTGGAAGACGCCGTATTCGACGCGTTGCTGGTAAGTGCGCGGTGAACAAAAGTCACGGTGCCCCAGGCGCAACCGCCACAGAAACCGGTTACAGTGCTCGGACCGAACCACATGACACACCCCTGGAGGTGCCCCGGTGACGAGCACCAGCGACCACCAGCCGGCAGACGCCCGATCCGACTGGGAGGCCCGCATCGCACTGCGAAGCGATGAGGAGGGCCCAACGAGCGGGATCCCGCTGCTCGTTGGGCCCGCTGACCTGGCGGCCGACGCCGGGGTCGGCCACGTCCGACTGTCCTGGTCGCCGGTCTCCGGCGCCGTCGGCTACCTGGTGCACCGCACACCGCTGCGTGACGGCGTACCCATCGGTGAACTCACCCCGATCGACCACCTCGGCGGCGACGTCCTCTCGGTGCCCGACACCTGGTACGTCGACACCGCCGGTGAGCCCGGCAAGCCGTACGCCTACGCGGTGGCCGCCGTCCCCGAGGTCACCGTGACGGGTCCGCTCAGCGCCCCGATCCACGCCGCCGCACTGCCGGCCGACGGCAACGCTCCG
The nucleotide sequence above comes from Micromonospora luteifusca. Encoded proteins:
- a CDS encoding serine hydrolase domain-containing protein; translation: MSDIQEQIQHRIDTLVDTGAESGVQVAVYQDGALIVDAVAGTADSATGRPVTSGTPIFGFSTAKNVTATLAHVLVARGFLDYDSLITDLWPEFGLHGKATATLRHVLTHTVGLPAMPREITPDQLPDWYRVCESLAAAEPRWRPGAATGYHSYTFGYLVGELARRATGRPMRELLRDWITVPLGIEGQLYFAAPTEALPGFARLEQKAQQWPPDSDDAEAILAPWERRPSADFGNNSQILRADIPSVGIATAHGLAAMYNGVLQGKLVNSARLAELSALAFEGVDQIFGSPVRMALGFPLGRIGTRAEENSAAFGWPGGGGSYAYADPERGVAFALTKTRLVPTFDTALSVTTLLADYLSGTR
- a CDS encoding winged helix-turn-helix transcriptional regulator, which translates into the protein MRSEPRSGCPINAAVEVLGDSWAMLVLRDIMFGNRRYFRELLMGSEEGIASNILSSRLKQLTAAGLLTRDDAQRGQRAMYSLTEAGIQTLPIMVVLGNWGLAYRVGSQRLRVRAELLRDGGPDLVAGMMDELRELHVGIPRPDPTAPRPSERLQAAYDNAMRVDVAP
- a CDS encoding VOC family protein, producing the protein MPLSAYHLRTSIAVSDIQKAVAFYEGALGLRASLSGPSATIADGSRVYGSGGGPALNVYQSVTAGKTPATLATWYVDDIDEIVEELSSSGVEFVRYEQLEHDAKGITARAGGGRIAWFQDPDGNTFALEADV